A genomic segment from Bos taurus isolate L1 Dominette 01449 registration number 42190680 breed Hereford chromosome 1, ARS-UCD2.0, whole genome shotgun sequence encodes:
- the PWP2 gene encoding periodic tryptophan protein 2 homolog isoform X1, which yields MKFAYRFSNLLGTVYRCGNLNFTCDGNSVISPVGNRVTVFDLKNNKSNTLPLATRYNIKCVGLSPDGRLAIIVDEGGDALLVSLVCRSVLHHFHFKGAVHSVSFSPDGRKFVVTKGNIAQVYHAPGRKREFNAFVLDKTYFGPYDETTCIDWTDDSRCFAVGSRDMSTWVFGAERWDNLIYYALGGHKDAIVACFFEASSLDLYTLSQDGALCVWQCDTLPEGLRLKAPTGWKADLLQREEEQEEEEGAESETTIRGKATPAAEEQQGKVKYSRVAKYFFNKEGDFNNLTAAAYHKKVHLLVTGFASGIFHLHELPEFNLIHSLSISDQRVASVAINSSGDWIAFGCSGLGQLLVWEWQSESYVLKQQGHFNSMVSLAYSPDGQYIVTGGDDGKVKVWNSLSGFCFVTFTEHSSGVTGVTFTTTGYVIVTSSMDGTVRAFDLHRYRNFRTFTSPRPTQFSCVAVDSSGEIVSAGAQDSFEVFIWSMQTGRLLDVLSGHEGPISGLCFNPMKSVLASASWDRTVHLWDMADSWRTTETLALTSDALAVTFRPDGAELAVATLNSQITFWDPENAVQTGSIEGRHDLKTGRKELDKITAKHSAKGKAFTTLCYSADGQSILAGGMSKFVCIYHVREQILRKKFEISCNLSLDAMEEFLNRRKMTEFGNLALIDQDAAEEGGVAIPLPSVKKGDMSSRHFKPEIRVTSLRFSPTGRCWAATTTEGLLIYSLDAQMLFDPFELDTSVTPVRIRAALRQRDFTRAILLAFRLNERKLLQETLEAVPWDEIEVISSSLPDLYVEKVLEFLASSFEVSHHLEFYLIWTQKLLMVHGQKLKSRVGTLLPAVQFLQKSIQRHLDDVSKLCDWNRYNLQYALAVSKQRGLKRPSEPLGSEEEAGASEDDDDDSLHLLGGGPGHADAPLA from the exons ATGAAGTTCGCATACAGG ttttcaaatttgctggggACAGTCTATCGGTGTGGAAACTTAAATTTTACCTGTGATGGGAATTCAGTTATCAGCCCTGTGGGAAACAGAGTTACTGTGTTCGACTTGAAAAA CAACAAGTCCAACACCCTGCCCCTGGCCACTCGCTACAACATCAAGTGTGTGGGGCTGTCCCCGGACGGCCGCCTGGCCATCATTGTTGACGAAG GGGGCGATGCGCTGCTGGTCAGCCTGGTCTGCAGGTCTGTGCTGCACCACTTCCACTTCAAGGGTGCCGTGCACAGCGTCTCCTTCTCCCCCGATGGCAG GAAATTCGTCGTCACGAAAGGCAACATTGCTCAGGTGTACCACGCCCCTGGGAGGAAGCGGGAATTCAACGCATTCGTCCTGGACAAAACCTACTTTGGGCCATACGACGAGACCACATGCATTGACTGGACGGACGACTCCCG GTGCTTTGCAGTCGGGAGCAGAGACATGTCCACATGGGTGTTTGGGGCCGAGCGCTGGGACAACCTCATCTACTACGCGCTGGGGGGACACAAGGATGCCATCGTGGCCTGCTTCTTCGAGGCCAGCAGCCTGGAC CTGTACACGCTCAGCCAGGATGGTGCCCTGTGCGTGTGGCAGTGCGACACCCTTCCTGAGGGCCTGAGGCTGAAGGCCCCCACAGGCTGGAAGGCAGACCTGCTGCagagggaggaggagcaggaggaggaggagggggcagagaGCGAGACCACCATCCGCGGGAAGGCCACGCCGGCCGCCGAGGAGCAGCAGGGGAAAGTGAAGTACTCGCGGGTGGCCAA gtactttttcaacaaagaagGCGATTTTAACAATCTGACGGCTGCTGCATATCATAAGAAGGTCCACCTCTTGGTCACTGGTTTTGCTTCTGGAATCTTCCACCTTCACGAGCTCCCAGAGTTCAACCTTATCCACTCGCTGAG CATCTCGGATCAGAGGGTTGCGTCCGTCGCCATCAACAGCTCTGGGGACTGGATCGCCTTTGGGTGCTCAG GCCTGGGCCAGCTGCTGGTGTGGGAGTGGCAGAGCGAGTCCTACGTGCTCAAGCAGCAGGGCCACTTCAACAGCATGGTGTCCCTGGCCTACTCCCCCGACGGGCAGTACATCGTGACTGGCGGGGACGATGGCAAG GTCAAGGTGTGGAACAGCCTCAGTGGCTTCTGCTTTGTCACTTTCACGGAGCACTCAAGTGGGGTCACCGGCGTGACCTTCACCACCACTGGCTACGTCATCGTGACCTCCTCCATGGACGGGACTGTGCGCGCCTTTGATCTTCACAG GTACCGGAACTTCCGTACCTTCACATCCCCACGCCCCACCCAGTTCTCCTGCGTGGCTGTGGACTCGAGCGGGGAGATCGTCTCTGCTGGAGCACAGGACTCTTTCGAGGTCTTCATCTGGTCCATGCAGACAGGCCGGCTCCTTGAT GTTTTGTCCGGCCACGAGGGGCCCATCAGCGGACTGTGTTTTAACCCCATGAAGTCAGTCCTGGCCAGCGCCTCCTGGGACAGGACAGTGCATCTGTGGGACATGGCGGACAGCTGGAGGACCACAGAGACGCTGGCCCTCACCTCTGACG CTCTGGCCGTGACCTTTCGCCCTGATGGTGCCGAGCTGGCCGTGGCCACACTGAACTCACAGATCACCTTCTGGGACCCCGAGAACGCGGTGCAGACGGGCTCCATCGAGGGCAGGCACGACCTCAAGACAGGCCGGAAGGAGCTGGACAAGATCACCGCCAAGCACTCAGCCAAGGGGAA GGCCTTCACCACTCTCTGCTACTCCGCGGATGGCCAGAGCATCCTGGCGGGAGGGATGTCCAAGTTCGTGTGCATCTATCACGTCAGGGAGCAGATTCTCAGGAAGAAGTTCGAGATCTCCTGCAACCTGTCACTGGACGCCATGGAG GAATTTTTGAACCGAAGGAAAATGACGGAGTTCGGCAACCTGGCGCTCATTGACCAAGATGCTGCGGAGGAGGGCGGGGTCGCCATACCGTTGCCAAgcgtgaagaaag GTGACATGAGCTCCCGGCACTTCAAACCTGAGATCAGGGTGACTTCGCTCCGCTTCTCCCCCACCG GGCGCTGCTGGGCGGCCACCACCACCGAGGGGCTCCTCATTTACTCCCTGGATGCCCAGATGCTCTTTGACCCGTTTGAGCTGGACACCAGCGTCACCCCTGTGCGGATCCGGGCGGCGCTGCGCCAGCGGGACTTCACCAGGGCCATCCTCCTAGCCTTCCGGCTCAACGAGAGGAAGCtgctgcaggagaccctggaggcGGTGCCCTGGGACGAGA TCGAGGTCATAAGCTCCTCCCTGCCCGACTTGTACGTTGAGAAGGTGCTGGAATTTTTAGCTTCATCCTTTGAAGTATCTCACCATCTAGAATTCTACCTCATATGGACTCAGAAACTGCTCATGGTGCACGGACAGAAGTTGAAGTCCAG AGTGGGGACGCTGCTGCCGGCCGTTCAGTTCCTTCAGAAGAGCATCCAGCGCCACTTGGACGATGTCTCCAAACT CTGCGACTGGAACCGCTACAACCTGCAGTATGCGCTGGCCGTCTCGAAGCAGCGGGGCCTGAAGCGGCCCTCAGAGCCGCTGGGCAGCGAGGAGGAGGCAGGCGCGTCCGAGGACGACGACGACGACAGTCTGCACCTGCTCGGAGGAGGGCCTGGGCACGCAGACGCGCCGCTGGCCTAG
- the PWP2 gene encoding periodic tryptophan protein 2 homolog isoform X2, translating to MSTWVFGAERWDNLIYYALGGHKDAIVACFFEASSLDLYTLSQDGALCVWQCDTLPEGLRLKAPTGWKADLLQREEEQEEEEGAESETTIRGKATPAAEEQQGKVKYSRVAKYFFNKEGDFNNLTAAAYHKKVHLLVTGFASGIFHLHELPEFNLIHSLSISDQRVASVAINSSGDWIAFGCSGLGQLLVWEWQSESYVLKQQGHFNSMVSLAYSPDGQYIVTGGDDGKVKVWNSLSGFCFVTFTEHSSGVTGVTFTTTGYVIVTSSMDGTVRAFDLHRYRNFRTFTSPRPTQFSCVAVDSSGEIVSAGAQDSFEVFIWSMQTGRLLDVLSGHEGPISGLCFNPMKSVLASASWDRTVHLWDMADSWRTTETLALTSDALAVTFRPDGAELAVATLNSQITFWDPENAVQTGSIEGRHDLKTGRKELDKITAKHSAKGKAFTTLCYSADGQSILAGGMSKFVCIYHVREQILRKKFEISCNLSLDAMEEFLNRRKMTEFGNLALIDQDAAEEGGVAIPLPSVKKGDMSSRHFKPEIRVTSLRFSPTGRCWAATTTEGLLIYSLDAQMLFDPFELDTSVTPVRIRAALRQRDFTRAILLAFRLNERKLLQETLEAVPWDEIEVISSSLPDLYVEKVLEFLASSFEVSHHLEFYLIWTQKLLMVHGQKLKSRVGTLLPAVQFLQKSIQRHLDDVSKLCDWNRYNLQYALAVSKQRGLKRPSEPLGSEEEAGASEDDDDDSLHLLGGGPGHADAPLA from the exons ATGTCCACATGGGTGTTTGGGGCCGAGCGCTGGGACAACCTCATCTACTACGCGCTGGGGGGACACAAGGATGCCATCGTGGCCTGCTTCTTCGAGGCCAGCAGCCTGGAC CTGTACACGCTCAGCCAGGATGGTGCCCTGTGCGTGTGGCAGTGCGACACCCTTCCTGAGGGCCTGAGGCTGAAGGCCCCCACAGGCTGGAAGGCAGACCTGCTGCagagggaggaggagcaggaggaggaggagggggcagagaGCGAGACCACCATCCGCGGGAAGGCCACGCCGGCCGCCGAGGAGCAGCAGGGGAAAGTGAAGTACTCGCGGGTGGCCAA gtactttttcaacaaagaagGCGATTTTAACAATCTGACGGCTGCTGCATATCATAAGAAGGTCCACCTCTTGGTCACTGGTTTTGCTTCTGGAATCTTCCACCTTCACGAGCTCCCAGAGTTCAACCTTATCCACTCGCTGAG CATCTCGGATCAGAGGGTTGCGTCCGTCGCCATCAACAGCTCTGGGGACTGGATCGCCTTTGGGTGCTCAG GCCTGGGCCAGCTGCTGGTGTGGGAGTGGCAGAGCGAGTCCTACGTGCTCAAGCAGCAGGGCCACTTCAACAGCATGGTGTCCCTGGCCTACTCCCCCGACGGGCAGTACATCGTGACTGGCGGGGACGATGGCAAG GTCAAGGTGTGGAACAGCCTCAGTGGCTTCTGCTTTGTCACTTTCACGGAGCACTCAAGTGGGGTCACCGGCGTGACCTTCACCACCACTGGCTACGTCATCGTGACCTCCTCCATGGACGGGACTGTGCGCGCCTTTGATCTTCACAG GTACCGGAACTTCCGTACCTTCACATCCCCACGCCCCACCCAGTTCTCCTGCGTGGCTGTGGACTCGAGCGGGGAGATCGTCTCTGCTGGAGCACAGGACTCTTTCGAGGTCTTCATCTGGTCCATGCAGACAGGCCGGCTCCTTGAT GTTTTGTCCGGCCACGAGGGGCCCATCAGCGGACTGTGTTTTAACCCCATGAAGTCAGTCCTGGCCAGCGCCTCCTGGGACAGGACAGTGCATCTGTGGGACATGGCGGACAGCTGGAGGACCACAGAGACGCTGGCCCTCACCTCTGACG CTCTGGCCGTGACCTTTCGCCCTGATGGTGCCGAGCTGGCCGTGGCCACACTGAACTCACAGATCACCTTCTGGGACCCCGAGAACGCGGTGCAGACGGGCTCCATCGAGGGCAGGCACGACCTCAAGACAGGCCGGAAGGAGCTGGACAAGATCACCGCCAAGCACTCAGCCAAGGGGAA GGCCTTCACCACTCTCTGCTACTCCGCGGATGGCCAGAGCATCCTGGCGGGAGGGATGTCCAAGTTCGTGTGCATCTATCACGTCAGGGAGCAGATTCTCAGGAAGAAGTTCGAGATCTCCTGCAACCTGTCACTGGACGCCATGGAG GAATTTTTGAACCGAAGGAAAATGACGGAGTTCGGCAACCTGGCGCTCATTGACCAAGATGCTGCGGAGGAGGGCGGGGTCGCCATACCGTTGCCAAgcgtgaagaaag GTGACATGAGCTCCCGGCACTTCAAACCTGAGATCAGGGTGACTTCGCTCCGCTTCTCCCCCACCG GGCGCTGCTGGGCGGCCACCACCACCGAGGGGCTCCTCATTTACTCCCTGGATGCCCAGATGCTCTTTGACCCGTTTGAGCTGGACACCAGCGTCACCCCTGTGCGGATCCGGGCGGCGCTGCGCCAGCGGGACTTCACCAGGGCCATCCTCCTAGCCTTCCGGCTCAACGAGAGGAAGCtgctgcaggagaccctggaggcGGTGCCCTGGGACGAGA TCGAGGTCATAAGCTCCTCCCTGCCCGACTTGTACGTTGAGAAGGTGCTGGAATTTTTAGCTTCATCCTTTGAAGTATCTCACCATCTAGAATTCTACCTCATATGGACTCAGAAACTGCTCATGGTGCACGGACAGAAGTTGAAGTCCAG AGTGGGGACGCTGCTGCCGGCCGTTCAGTTCCTTCAGAAGAGCATCCAGCGCCACTTGGACGATGTCTCCAAACT CTGCGACTGGAACCGCTACAACCTGCAGTATGCGCTGGCCGTCTCGAAGCAGCGGGGCCTGAAGCGGCCCTCAGAGCCGCTGGGCAGCGAGGAGGAGGCAGGCGCGTCCGAGGACGACGACGACGACAGTCTGCACCTGCTCGGAGGAGGGCCTGGGCACGCAGACGCGCCGCTGGCCTAG